In the Neomonachus schauinslandi chromosome 13, ASM220157v2, whole genome shotgun sequence genome, one interval contains:
- the LOC123326492 gene encoding interferon alpha-1/2-like has translation MALPFSFLVTLVVLSCSSLCSLGCDLPQNHGLFAWRALTLLGQMKRMSASSCDKYTSDFAFPQEVLDGKQLQKAQALSVVHVMNQKIFHLFCTEASSAAWNETLLEEFCSGLSEQLTDLDACPMQEAGVAETPLMKVDSILRNYFQRISLYLQEKQYSPCAWEIVRAEITSSLFSSTILQERLRNKK, from the coding sequence ATGGCCCTGCCCTTTTCCTTCTTGGTGACCCTGGTGGTGCTCagctgcagctccctctgctctctgggaTGTGACCTGCCCCAGAACCATGGCCTGTTCGCCTGGAGGGCCTTGACGCTCCTGGGACAAATGAAGAGAATGTCTGCTAGCTCTTGTGACAAGTACACAAGTGACTTTGCCTTCCCCCAGGAGGTGCTCGATGGCAAGCAGTTGCAGAAGGCTCAAGCCCTCTCTGTCGTCCATGTGATGAACCAGAAGATCTTCCACCTCTTCTGCACAGAGGCTTCATCTGCTGCTTGGAACGAGACCCTCCTAGAGGAGTTCTGCTCAGGACTTTCTGAGCAGCTGACCGACCTGGATGCCTGTCCCATGCAGGAGGCTGGGGTGGCAGAGACTCCCCTCATGAAGGTGGACTCCATCCTGAGGAACTACTTCCAAAGAATCTCCCTCTATCTGCAAGAGAAGCAATACAGCCCTTGTGCCTGGGAGATTGTCAGAGCAGAAATCACGAGCTCCTTGTTTTCATCAACGATCTTGCAAGAAAGATTAAGGAACAAGAAATGA